In Meleagris gallopavo isolate NT-WF06-2002-E0010 breed Aviagen turkey brand Nicholas breeding stock chromosome 2, Turkey_5.1, whole genome shotgun sequence, the following are encoded in one genomic region:
- the KCNS3 gene encoding potassium voltage-gated channel subfamily S member 3 — translation MVYGEFFRRPGKDAELINLNVGGFKQSVDQSTLLRFPHTRLGKLLKCHSEEAILELCDDYSVADKEYYFDRNPSLFQYVLNFYYTGKLHVMEELCVFSFCQEIEYWGINELFIDSCCSNRYQERKEEGPEKDWDQKSNDRSFDSSNEESSIFDKELEKFDNLCFGEIRKKIWVRMENPAYCLSAKLIAVSSLSVVLASIVAMCIHSMPEFQRLDANDREIEDPVLEAVEIACIIWFTAELVIRLITAPSQKKFWKKPLNIIDFVSIIPFYATLAVDTKEEESEDIENMGKVVQILRLMRIFRILKLARHSVGLRSLGATLRHSYQEVGLLLLFLSVGISIFSVLVYSVEKDDDSSELHSIPVCWWWATISMTTVGYGDTYPVTLAGKLLGTLCIICGILVVALPITIIFNKFSKYYQKQKDIDPDQCNNDRKEKCNDLPYFNIRDIYAKKMHSFISSLSSVGIVVSDQDSTDASSIQDMEDVYHTTTFDNGAGK, via the coding sequence ATGGTTTATGGTGAATTTTTCCGCAGACCTGGCAAAGATGCAGAACTTATCAATTTGAATGTGGGTGGCTTTAAGCAATCAGTGGATCAAAGCACTTTGCTCCGATTCCCTCATACCAGACTTGGGAAACTTCTCAAATGCCATTCAGAAGAGGCTATTCTAGAACTATGTGATGATTACAGTGTTGCAGATAAGGAATACTACTTTGACAGAAATCCCTCTTTGTTCCAATATGTTCTGAACTTTTACTACACCGGTAAACTTCATGTCATGGAGGAACTTTgtgtcttttccttctgccaGGAAATAGAATACTGGGGGATAAATGAGCTGTTTATTGATTCCTGTTGCAGCAATCGGTACcaggagaggaaagaagaaggtcctGAAAAAGACTGGGATCAGAAAAGCAATGACAGAAGCTTTGACTCCTCTAATGAAGAATCATCCATATTTGATAAGGAGCTGGAAAAGTTTGATAATCTGTGCTTCGgtgaaataagaaagaagatCTGGGTCAGAATGGAAAATCCTGCTTACTGCTTGTCTGCCAAGTTAATTGCCGTGTCCTCCTTGAGCGTTGTCCTGGCATCAATCGTGGCCATGTGCATTCACAGCATGCCTGAATTTCAAAGGCTGGATGCCAATGACAGAGAGATTGAAGACCCTGTGCTGGAAGCTGTGGAGATTGCGTGCATCATCTGGTTCACTGCTGAGCTAGTGATCAGGCTCATCACCGCTCCAAGTCAAAAGAAGTTCTGGAAGAAACCATTGAATATCATTGATTTTGTCTCTATTATCCCGTTTTATGCCACCTTGGCTGTGGacacaaaggaagaagaaagtgaagacATTGAAAACATGGGGAAAGTGGTGCAGATCCTGCGGTTAATGAGGATATTTCGCATCCTGAAACTGGCCAGGCACTCTGTAGGACTGCGGTCTTTAGGCGCTACTTTGAGACATAGCTACCAGGAAGTTggtcttctccttttgtttctgtctgttgggatttctattttttcagttcttgtCTACTCAGTGGAGAAGGATGATGACTCTTCAGAACTCCACAGCATCCCTGTTTGCTGGTGGTGGGCAACCATCAGCATGACTACCGTTGGTTATGGGGACACTTACCCAGTCACACTTGCTGGAAAGCTGCTTGGCACCTTATGCATTATCTGTGGGATACTAGTGGTGGCACTTCCAATCACCATTATTTTCAATAAGTTCTCTAAGTACTACCAAAAGCAAAAAGATATTGACCCAGACCAATGCAACAATGATCGCAAAGAGAAATGTAATGATCTACCTTATTTTAACATTAGAGATATTTATGCAAAAAAGATGCACTCGTTCATTTCAAGCCTTTCCTCAGTAGGAATTGTAGTCAGTGACCAAGATTCAACAGATGCCTCCAGTATCCAAGATATGGAGGATGTTTATCACACAACTACTTTTGATAATGGTGCAGGAAAATGA